In Aquincola tertiaricarbonis, the genomic stretch CAGGCACGGCGTGTGCGGTACATGGGCACGTTGCAGCCCTGGGCGATGTGCCGCACCTCGATGCCGGCCTGCTGCAGCGGCGCCTCGAAGGTGAAGCTGCAGCCGATCAGGAAGGTGACCAGGTCGGGCTGCCCCGCCCACAGCGCGCGGGCGTCGCTCACCTCCTCGGCCAGCCGGCCGTCGCGCCACACGCGGTACAGCGGAATGTCGGTGCGCAGGTCCGCCCCTTCGGCCAGCGCGGTGGTGTGGCCGCCCGCCTCGATCACGTCCAGCACCGGGCAGGGCTTGGGGTTGCGCTGCGCATAGAGCAGGAAGTCCCAGGCCCAGTCGCGCGGCAGCGAGACCATGTTGGCCTGCGTGAGGCCCGGCGCTACGCCGGCAGTGGGCACCACGCGGCCGGCGCGGTAGGCGGCGCGGGCCTCCTGCGCGGCGGCCAGGGCCAGCGGGTCTTGCGTGGGCGCGGGGATCATCTGGCCACCTCCGCGGCACCGCAGAAGGGCCGCAGCGCCACGCCCGCAGCCTCCAGCGTGCGGCGCACGCTGGCGGCCATGGCCACGGCGCCGGGGCTGTCGCCGTGCACGCAGATGGAATCGGCCCGCACGCGGGCCAGGCTGCCGTCCACCGCCTCCACCACGCCTTCCTGCACCAGGCGCAGCATGCGGGCGGCCACGGCTTGCGCGTCGTGCAGCACAGCGCCCTTCTCGCGCCGCGACACCAGCGTGCCCTGCGGCGTGTAGCCGCGGTCGGCAAAGGCCTCGGCCACCACGCGCAGGCCGGCATCGGCGGCCCAGCGTTCCAGCGGCGAGCCGGCCAGCACCACCAGCGCCAGCCCCGGGTCCACCGCGCGGATGGCGGTGATCACGTCGCGGGCCTGCCGCTCGTCATGCGCGATGGTGTTGTACAGCGCGCCATGCGGCTTGACGTAGCGCACCCGCGTGCCGGCGGCGCCGGCCAAGCCTTGCAGCGCGCCGATCTGGTAGACCACGTCGGCCACCAGGTCGGCGCTGGCGATGTCCATGTTGCGACGGCCGAAGCCCACGAGGTCGGGGTAGGACACGTGCGCGCCCACGGCCACGCCGCGCTGGCCGGCGGCCTTGAGCGTGGCCAGGATGCCGGCCGGATCGCCCGCATGGAAGCCGCAGGCCACGTTGGCGCTGGTGACGATGTCCAGCATCGCGGTGTCGTCGCCCATGCGCCAGGCGCCCAGGCTTTCGCCGAGGTCGCTGTTCAGGTCGATGTTCATCAAGGGCACTCCTGCAGAAGGGAACGGGCGAAAGGCAAGGGGCGAAGTCGTCAGGCCGGCTCGAGCTGGCTGCTCAGCTCGCGGCCCTGGGTTTCGGGCAGCATCAGGCAGGCCACGATCACCAGCAGGTAGGCGCCGGCCGCCAGGTAGCCGATGGCCGCGCCCAGCGGCATGGTGCTGCTGAGATAGCCGACCAGCGCCGGGCACACCGAGCCGACGGCGCGCCCGAAGTTGTAGCAAAAGCCCTGCCCCGAGCCGCGGATGTGGCTGGGATACAGCTCGGTGAGGTAGGCACCCATGCCCGAGAAGATGCCCGACAGGAAGAAGCCCAGCGGAAAGCCCAGCACCATCATCGCGGCGTCGGTGATGGGCAGCTGCGTGTAGCACACCACCAGCACCGCGGCGCAGGCCGCGAACAACATGAAGCAACGGCGGCGGCCCAGGCGGTCGGACAGGTAGGCGCTGGTGAGGTAGCCCGCGAAGGAGCCGAAGATCAGCACCATCAGGTAGCCGCTGGTGCCCAGCACCGACAGATGGCGCTCGGTCTTCAGGTAGGTGGGCAGCCAGGTGGTAACGGCGTAGTAGGCGCCCTGCATGCCGGTGGCCAGCAGGCTGGCCAGCACCGTGGTGCGCAGCATGGCGGGCTTGAAGATCAGCAGGAAGTTGTTGCTCTGGCCCGTCTGTGCCAGGCGGGCCTGGGTCTCGCGGAACACCGGCGGGTCGCTGATGTTGCGGCGGATCCAGAGGATGACCAGCGCGGGCAGCGCACCCAGCCAGAACAGCACGCGCCAGGCCTGTTCCTGCTCCACATGGGCGAACACCACCCAGAAGGCCACCGCCGACAGCGCCCAGCCCACGGCCCAGCTGCTTTGCACCAGGCCCACCGCCTTGCCGCGGTGGCGCGCGCGGATCATCTCGGCGATGAGCACCGAGCCCACCGACCATTCACCGCCGAAGCCCAGGCCCTGCAGCGCCCGCGTGATGAACAGCTGCGTGGGCGAATCGGTGAAGCCACTGAGCACGGTGAAGAAGCTGAACCACAGCACGGTGAGCTGCAGCACCCGCACGCGGCCGTACTTGTCGGCCAGGATGCCCGCCAACCAGCCGCCGATGGCCGAGGTGACGAGCGCGCCGGTGGCGATGTAGCCGGCTTCGGTCTTGGTCATGCCCCAGACGAGGATCAGCGTCGGGATCATGAAGGTGTAGATCATGTAGTCGAACGCATCGACGCCGTAGCCGACGAAGGCGGCGACGAGCGTCTTGCGCTCCTGCGGACTGGTTTCCTTGAGCCACATGGCGATCTCCGTTTCGGTGAGCGGGACGAGGCGGGACCGAAGCGGGCCCGACGGGTTGGGATGCGGCATGTTCAGCAAGGCCCATGCCATTGAAGCTCAATGCGAACTAATCTGTTCTTCGTTGTTGTCGTGATTGTTGAACAATCCTAAGCACCTTGTTGGTCGGTGTTTGCCCTGATACATGCCCCCGAAGCGGGCGCAGCGGCCCGTGACGGTGCATGGCGCCGATGCCTGCGTCGCCCGCCTACACTGCGGCCGCGCCATGACGAACGACACCGCCAAGAGCTCCAGCCTCACCGACCGCGTCACCGAAGAAATCCGCCGCAAGCTGGCGGATGGCGAGTTCGCGCCCGGGCAGCGCCTGTCGGAGGCGGCGCTGGCCGAGCAGCTGCAGATCTCGCGCAACACGCTGCGCGAAGCCTTCCGCCTGCTGAGCAAGGAAGGCCTGCTGACGCATTCACCCAACCGCGGCGTGTCGGTGGCGGTGCCCGACATGGCCTCGATCATCGACATCTACCGCGTGCGGCGGCTGATCGAGTGCCAGGCGCTGGCCCAGGCCTATCCGCGCCACCCGGCCAAGAAGCGGCTGCGCGAGGCGGTGGAAACCGCGATGCGCGCGCGTGATGCGGGCGACTGGCGCGCGGTGGGCTCGGCCAACATGGCCTTTCACATGGCCATCGTGGAGCTGGCCGACAGCGAACGGCTCAACACCATGTTCGCCCACCTGCTGGCCGAGCTGCGGCTGGCCTTCGGGCTGCTGCAGGACCCCGAGTTCCTGCATGCGCCCTACGTGGACATGAACGTGAAGATCCTGGACCTGGCGGAGGCCGGCGACTTCAGCCAGGCCGCGCAGGCGCTGAACGACTACCTGGTGCACTCCGAGCGCATCGTGCTGGCGGTGTATGCGCGCCGCATGGCGGGCGTGGCGCCGGCCACCTGAAGGAAGCAGCGCCCCTGGCGCTGACGGGTTCAGTTCAAGGCACCGCCCGGGCGCCGGAGGTCGGCGCCTTCCCCTTCCCACTGCAGCGCGATGCGCAGCGCCTCTTGCACACCGGCCACCTGCTGCGCCAGCGTCATGCTGGGCAGGCTCAGGCCCGGCGCCTGCGCCGCCTGCTGCGGCAGCAGCGGCACGTGCATGAAGCCGCTGCGCACGCCGCTGCCGGCCAGCGCATGCTGCAGGCCGTAGAACACGTGGTTGCACACGAAGGTACCCGCCGTTTGCGAGATGGACGCAGGATGGCCCGCCGCCTTCAGCCCCGCCACCATGGCCTTGATGGGCAGCGTGCTGAAGCAGGCCGCCGGTGCACCCGGCACCACCGGCTCGTCCACCGGCTGGCGGCCCCGGTTGTCGGGAATGCGCGCGTCGTCCACGTTCAGGGCCACACGTTCGATCGACAAATCGGTGCGGCCCTCGGCCTGGCCCAGCGCCAGCACCAGCCGCGGCCGGTGCTGCCGCAAGGCCTCGGCCAGCGCCTGCAGCGCGTCGCCAAAGGCACAGGGCAACACCACGCCCACGACCGTCGCCTCGGCCCCCAGCGCGCGGCCATGCAGCGCCTGCGCCACCTCGGCGCTGGGGTTGAGGCCGGAGCCGCCAAACGGCTCGAAGCCGGTGACCAGCACGCTGGACGAAGGGGTGTAGCGGAGTACTTCCATCACGCGATTGTGAGGCGGCCGTGACCGGCGGTAAGCAGCTGTGGATGCCGTCGGAGCATGACTACAGGTTTTCCCGGGGCGGCCCGACAGCCCCGGCGCGGGCCGGTGCCTACAGTTCCCTCATCGCGCCGCTGCGCACTGCAAACAGGAGTACGACGATGCAACTCGCCACCCGCCAACGCCTCGCCATCGTGGCCTCGGCCGCCGCCCTCACGCTGCTGACGGCCTGCGGCCGCCAGGACGATACCGTGGCCAGCAACAGCCCCGCCAACAGCGGCATGACCAGCTCCGAGACGGCGCCGACGACGGCACCCTCGACCACCGCGCCGACGACCGACTCGACGACCGGCGTGACGGGCACCACGGGCACGGACGCCACCACGGCCAGCACCGGCAGCACCGCGCCCAACAGCATCGAAGCCACCGCCGAACGCGCGGGCCAGGCCGCCGAGCGTGGCGTGGAAACCGCCGTCACCGCCACCGGTGATGCCAGCCTGACCGCCAAAGTCAAGACCGCCCTGATCACCGCGCCCGACCTGAGCGCGATGAAGATCAACGTGGACACCAACAACGGCGTGGTCACGCTGAAGGGCGAAGTGAAGAACACCGCCGAGAAGGTGAAGGCCGAACAGGTGGCCTCCAACGTCACCGGCGTCACCCAGGTGGTGAACAACCTGCAGGTGGCGAACAGCTGAACGCTTGACGGCAGCCGCGGGCCGGAACAGACGTTCCTTTAGGCCGGAGGCTCGCCGTAGCCCCCGCCGCCCGGCGTGTTCAACACGAACACGTCGCCGGCCTGCAATTCGGCCGAGCCGATGTGCGCCAGCGTCTCGACGCGGCCATCGGCTCGTTCCACGTGGCTGCTGCCCACCTGGCCCGGCTGGCCGCCGTGCAGGCCGAAGGCGCCCTGCACCCGGCCATTGCTGAGGATGGAGGCCGTCATCGGCTCCAGGAAGCGCATGCGGCGCGTGCCGCCGTCGCCGCCGCGCCAGCGGCCCGCGCCGCCGGAGCCGGCGCGGACCTCGTAGCTCTCCAGCCGCACCGGGAAGCGGAACTCCAGCACCTCGGGGTCGGTCAGCCGTGAGTTGGTCATGTGCGTCTGCACCACGCTCGTACCGTCGAAGCCTTCGCCCGCGCCCGAGCCGCCCGATACCGTCTCGTAGTACTGGTGACGGGCGTTGCCGAAGGTGAAGTTGTTCATCGTGCACTGGCCGGCCGCCATCACGCCCAGCGCGCCGTACAGCGCATTGGTGACGCAGGTGCTGGTTTCCACGTTGCCCGCCACCACCGCCGCCGGTGGCCGCGGGTTGAGCATGCAGCCTTCGGGCACGATGACCTGCAGCGGCTTCAGGCAGCCGGCATTGAGCGGGATGTCGTCGTCCACCAGCGTGCGGAAGACGTACAGCACCGCCGCCATGGTCACGGCCTTGGGCGCGTTGAAGTTGTTGGGCAGCTGGTCGCTGGTGCCGGTGAAGTCGATGGTGGCGGCGCGGGCCTGGGCGTCCACCGTCACCGCCACGCGGATGGTCGCGCCGTTGTCCAGCGGCAGCTCGAAGCGGCCGTCCTTGAGTGCGGTGATCACGCGGCGCACCGATTCTTCGGCGTTGTCCTGCACATGGCCCATGTAGGCCGCCACGGTGGGCAGGCCGTACTGCGCCACCATGGCCCGCAGCTCCTGCACGCCTTTTTCGTTGGCAGCGATCTGCGCCTGCAGGTCGGCCAGGTTCTGCGCCGGGTTGCGTGAAGGCCAGGGGCCGCTGCCCAGCAGCTGCAGCATCGCCTGCTCGCGCAGCACCGGGCCGCCCTCACCCACTTCCACCAGCTTGACGTTGTCGATCAGCACGCCCTCGTCGGCGATGGTCTGCGAGAACGGCGGCATCGAGCCTGGCGTGGTGCCGCCCACGTCGGCATGGTGGCCGCGCGAAGCCACGTAGAAGGCGGGCCGCGTGGCATCGGCCTCAGTGTCGACGTCAGCGTCGGCGTCCAGGAACACCGGCGTCACCACCGTGATGTCGGGCAGGTGGGTGCCGCCGTGGTACGGGTCGTTGAGCACGAACACCTCGCCCGGCTGCATACCCGGATTGCGGTGGATCACGCTCTTGATCGATTCACTCATCGAGCCCAGGTGCACCGGCATGTGCGGCGCATTGGCGATGAGGTTGCCGTCACCATCGAACAGCGCGCAGGAGAAGTCGAGCCGCTCCTTGATGTTGACCGAGTGGGCAGTGTTCTGCAGCCGCAGGCCCATCTGCTCGGCGATGTTCATGAAGAGGTTGTTGAAAACCTCCAGCATCACCGGGTCGGCCTGGGTGCCCACCGCCTGCGCCTGCGCGCGTGGCCGCGTGCGGCGCAACTCCACCGCACCGCCGGCCAGCAGCAGGGCCTGCCAGCCGGGCTCCACCACGGTGGTGGCATTGCGCTCGGCCAGGATGGCCGGGCCATCCACCTGCGCGCCGGCGGGCAGCTGCTCGCGCTGGAACAGCCAGGCATCGCGCCAGCCGGCGGGCTGCTCGTCGGCGCTGCAGTACATGCGCACCGGCTCGGCCCTGGGCGGCGTGCCGCCGGGCTGCGGGCCAGCCGCGGCCTGCAGGTGGCTGCCCAGCGCCTCGCCGGGCAGCACCGCTTCCACCGAGACGGATTCGATCTCCAGTGGCTTGTCGGGCGGCAGGAAGGCGAAGCGCTGGCGGTAGGCCGCCTCGAAGCTGCGGCGCATCGTGTCCGCATCGGCGATGGGCACGGCCAGTGCGGTGTCGGTGCCGCGGTAGCGCAGCTGGGCACGGCTGCGCAGCTCGAAGGGCGAGCCCGCCGGGGCCGCTTCGGCCGCCAGGCCCGCTTGCCCTGCTTGCACCGCCAGCTCGGCCAGCGCCGCCCGCTGCAGCGCCTGCAAGGTGTGCTGCGCGGCGCCAAGACCGGCCTCGTCCAGCGGCTGCTCGACCGAGGCCTCGCGCATCACGATCTGGTCGGCCAGGCCCATGCCGTAGGCGCTGAGCACGCCGGCCAGCGGATGCACGTACACCGTGCGCATGCCCAGCGCATCGGCCACCGCGCAGGCATGCTGGCCGCCCGCGCCGCCGAAGCATTGCAGCGTGTAGGCGGTGACGTCGTAGCCGCGCGCCACCGAGATGCGCTTGATGGCATTGGCCATGTTGGCCACCGCGATCTGCAGCGCACCGGCGGCCACCTCTTCGGCCTGCACGGGGCGGCCGCTGCCCTGCTGCATCTGCAACGCGATCGCCTCGAAGCGGTGCAGCACCTCCGCCCTGTCGAGCGGCTGGTTGCCGCGCGGGCCGAACAGCGCCGGAAAGTGCGCCGACTGGATGCGGCCCAGCATCACGTTGGCATCGGTGGTGGCCAGGGGGCCGCCGCGGCGGTAGCTGGCGGGGCCGGGGTGGGCGCCGGCCGATTCCGGCCCCACGC encodes the following:
- a CDS encoding putative hydro-lyase, with product MIPAPTQDPLALAAAQEARAAYRAGRVVPTAGVAPGLTQANMVSLPRDWAWDFLLYAQRNPKPCPVLDVIEAGGHTTALAEGADLRTDIPLYRVWRDGRLAEEVSDARALWAGQPDLVTFLIGCSFTFEAPLQQAGIEVRHIAQGCNVPMYRTRRACRPAGRLHGELVVSMRPIPAERVADAVAISGRFPSVHGAPVHVGDPAALGIADLDKPDFGDPVQIRPGELPVFWACGVTPQAAVMASGVPFAITHAPGHMFITDVPDAAWHV
- a CDS encoding LamB/YcsF family protein, translating into MNIDLNSDLGESLGAWRMGDDTAMLDIVTSANVACGFHAGDPAGILATLKAAGQRGVAVGAHVSYPDLVGFGRRNMDIASADLVADVVYQIGALQGLAGAAGTRVRYVKPHGALYNTIAHDERQARDVITAIRAVDPGLALVVLAGSPLERWAADAGLRVVAEAFADRGYTPQGTLVSRREKGAVLHDAQAVAARMLRLVQEGVVEAVDGSLARVRADSICVHGDSPGAVAMAASVRRTLEAAGVALRPFCGAAEVAR
- a CDS encoding MFS transporter, with amino-acid sequence MWLKETSPQERKTLVAAFVGYGVDAFDYMIYTFMIPTLILVWGMTKTEAGYIATGALVTSAIGGWLAGILADKYGRVRVLQLTVLWFSFFTVLSGFTDSPTQLFITRALQGLGFGGEWSVGSVLIAEMIRARHRGKAVGLVQSSWAVGWALSAVAFWVVFAHVEQEQAWRVLFWLGALPALVILWIRRNISDPPVFRETQARLAQTGQSNNFLLIFKPAMLRTTVLASLLATGMQGAYYAVTTWLPTYLKTERHLSVLGTSGYLMVLIFGSFAGYLTSAYLSDRLGRRRCFMLFAACAAVLVVCYTQLPITDAAMMVLGFPLGFFLSGIFSGMGAYLTELYPSHIRGSGQGFCYNFGRAVGSVCPALVGYLSSTMPLGAAIGYLAAGAYLLVIVACLMLPETQGRELSSQLEPA
- a CDS encoding GntR family transcriptional regulator, whose product is MTNDTAKSSSLTDRVTEEIRRKLADGEFAPGQRLSEAALAEQLQISRNTLREAFRLLSKEGLLTHSPNRGVSVAVPDMASIIDIYRVRRLIECQALAQAYPRHPAKKRLREAVETAMRARDAGDWRAVGSANMAFHMAIVELADSERLNTMFAHLLAELRLAFGLLQDPEFLHAPYVDMNVKILDLAEAGDFSQAAQALNDYLVHSERIVLAVYARRMAGVAPAT
- the pcp gene encoding pyroglutamyl-peptidase I; its protein translation is MEVLRYTPSSSVLVTGFEPFGGSGLNPSAEVAQALHGRALGAEATVVGVVLPCAFGDALQALAEALRQHRPRLVLALGQAEGRTDLSIERVALNVDDARIPDNRGRQPVDEPVVPGAPAACFSTLPIKAMVAGLKAAGHPASISQTAGTFVCNHVFYGLQHALAGSGVRSGFMHVPLLPQQAAQAPGLSLPSMTLAQQVAGVQEALRIALQWEGEGADLRRPGGALN
- a CDS encoding BON domain-containing protein encodes the protein MQLATRQRLAIVASAAALTLLTACGRQDDTVASNSPANSGMTSSETAPTTAPSTTAPTTDSTTGVTGTTGTDATTASTGSTAPNSIEATAERAGQAAERGVETAVTATGDASLTAKVKTALITAPDLSAMKINVDTNNGVVTLKGEVKNTAEKVKAEQVASNVTGVTQVVNNLQVANS
- a CDS encoding hydantoinase B/oxoprolinase family protein produces the protein MDPRWQFWIDRGGTFTDVVGRAPGGALHTLKLLSEDPGRYEDAAVEGIRRLLQLAPDEPVTPGLVACVKMGTTVATNALLERKGDRTLLVTTRGFRDALRIAYQARPRLFDRRILLPELLYEQVVEADERVAADGGVVRPLDEAALRPALQAAFDGGIRACAVVLMHGWRFAGHEAAVGALARDIGFTQVSISHQVSPLIKLVPRGDTTVVDAYLSPILRRYVDRVAAQMPGVRLLFMQSSGGLAEAHRFQGKDAILSGPAGGIVGMVRTAVAAGHPRVIGFDMGGTSTDVSHYAGEFERAFDTQVAGVRMRAPMMSIHTVAAGGGSIIRFDGARLRVGPESAGAHPGPASYRRGGPLATTDANVMLGRIQSAHFPALFGPRGNQPLDRAEVLHRFEAIALQMQQGSGRPVQAEEVAAGALQIAVANMANAIKRISVARGYDVTAYTLQCFGGAGGQHACAVADALGMRTVYVHPLAGVLSAYGMGLADQIVMREASVEQPLDEAGLGAAQHTLQALQRAALAELAVQAGQAGLAAEAAPAGSPFELRSRAQLRYRGTDTALAVPIADADTMRRSFEAAYRQRFAFLPPDKPLEIESVSVEAVLPGEALGSHLQAAAGPQPGGTPPRAEPVRMYCSADEQPAGWRDAWLFQREQLPAGAQVDGPAILAERNATTVVEPGWQALLLAGGAVELRRTRPRAQAQAVGTQADPVMLEVFNNLFMNIAEQMGLRLQNTAHSVNIKERLDFSCALFDGDGNLIANAPHMPVHLGSMSESIKSVIHRNPGMQPGEVFVLNDPYHGGTHLPDITVVTPVFLDADADVDTEADATRPAFYVASRGHHADVGGTTPGSMPPFSQTIADEGVLIDNVKLVEVGEGGPVLREQAMLQLLGSGPWPSRNPAQNLADLQAQIAANEKGVQELRAMVAQYGLPTVAAYMGHVQDNAEESVRRVITALKDGRFELPLDNGATIRVAVTVDAQARAATIDFTGTSDQLPNNFNAPKAVTMAAVLYVFRTLVDDDIPLNAGCLKPLQVIVPEGCMLNPRPPAAVVAGNVETSTCVTNALYGALGVMAAGQCTMNNFTFGNARHQYYETVSGGSGAGEGFDGTSVVQTHMTNSRLTDPEVLEFRFPVRLESYEVRAGSGGAGRWRGGDGGTRRMRFLEPMTASILSNGRVQGAFGLHGGQPGQVGSSHVERADGRVETLAHIGSAELQAGDVFVLNTPGGGGYGEPPA